In a genomic window of Flavobacterium sp. KACC 22761:
- the miaB gene encoding tRNA (N6-isopentenyl adenosine(37)-C2)-methylthiotransferase MiaB — MEKIIEESKQGESLVLENKPENTKKLFIESYGCAMNFSDSEVVASILSDGGYNTTSVLEEADLVLVNTCSIRDKAEQTIRKRLEKYNAVKRTNPKMKVGVLGCMAERLKSQFLEEEKIVDLVVGPDAYKDLPNLLAEVEEGRDAINVILSKEETYGDISPVRLMSNGITALVSITRGCDNMCTFCVVPFTRGRERSREPQSIMNEIQDLWNNGYKEVTLLGQNVDSYLWYGGGLKKDFVNASEMQKATAVDFDQLLEMVAVGFPKMRIRFSTSNPQDMHESILHVIAKYPNICKHIHLPVQSGSNRILKEMNRLHSREEYMALIDKIRAIVPDASISQDMIAGFPTETEQDHQDTMSLMEYVKYNFGYMYSYSERPGTLAGRKMKDDVAEETKARRLQEIVDLQQKHAWFRSEEFVGKTVEVLVEKVSKKSKEEFSGRNSQSITVVFPKENYKIGDFVNVKITSCTSGTLKGEAVGLSSMN, encoded by the coding sequence ATGGAAAAGATTATTGAAGAAAGCAAACAGGGCGAAAGTCTTGTTTTGGAAAATAAACCTGAGAATACTAAAAAACTATTTATAGAAAGTTACGGCTGTGCGATGAATTTTTCGGACAGTGAAGTCGTAGCTTCCATCTTGTCTGACGGTGGCTACAACACTACTTCTGTTCTAGAAGAAGCCGATTTGGTTTTGGTAAATACTTGCTCTATTAGAGATAAAGCAGAACAGACTATTCGCAAGCGTTTAGAGAAATATAATGCAGTAAAACGCACGAATCCAAAAATGAAGGTAGGCGTTTTGGGCTGTATGGCGGAGCGTTTGAAAAGCCAATTTCTAGAAGAAGAAAAAATCGTTGACTTAGTTGTTGGTCCAGATGCTTATAAAGATCTTCCGAATTTATTAGCAGAAGTTGAAGAAGGCCGTGACGCCATTAATGTAATTTTATCAAAAGAAGAAACTTACGGAGATATTTCGCCTGTTCGTTTGATGAGCAACGGAATCACAGCTTTGGTTTCAATCACTCGCGGTTGCGATAATATGTGTACATTCTGCGTTGTGCCTTTTACACGCGGACGCGAAAGAAGTCGTGAACCGCAAAGTATTATGAATGAAATTCAGGATTTGTGGAATAATGGTTATAAAGAGGTTACACTTTTAGGACAAAACGTTGACAGTTACCTTTGGTACGGCGGAGGCTTGAAAAAGGATTTCGTAAACGCTTCTGAAATGCAAAAAGCAACTGCGGTTGATTTTGACCAATTGTTAGAAATGGTTGCAGTTGGTTTTCCAAAAATGCGTATCCGATTTTCGACTTCAAACCCTCAGGATATGCACGAAAGCATTTTGCATGTTATTGCGAAATATCCAAATATCTGTAAACACATTCACTTACCGGTTCAGTCTGGAAGTAACAGAATTTTGAAAGAAATGAATCGTCTTCATTCTCGTGAAGAATATATGGCTTTGATTGATAAAATCAGAGCGATTGTTCCAGATGCTTCTATTTCACAAGATATGATTGCTGGTTTCCCAACCGAAACGGAGCAAGATCATCAAGACACGATGAGTTTAATGGAATATGTAAAATATAATTTCGGTTATATGTATTCGTATTCTGAACGCCCTGGAACTTTGGCTGGAAGAAAAATGAAGGATGATGTTGCGGAAGAAACCAAAGCGAGAAGATTACAAGAAATTGTCGATTTACAACAAAAACATGCTTGGTTTAGAAGTGAGGAATTTGTTGGAAAAACTGTTGAAGTTTTAGTAGAAAAAGTTTCTAAAAAATCGAAAGAAGAATTTTCAGGAAGAAATTCACAAAGTATTACGGTAGTTTTCCCAAAGGAGAATTACAAAATTGGAGATTTCGTAAACGTAAAAATCACAAGCTGTACCAGCGGAACTTTGAAAGGTGAAGCGGTTGGGCTTAGCAGCATGAATTAA
- the secG gene encoding preprotein translocase subunit SecG, translated as MSTFSIFLVLITIVCFLLIVVIMVQNPKGGGLSSTISGTQMLGGVQKTTDFLDKSTWTLATILIVLVILSSLSFTGSLNDTGSKIIEKTEAPATTPAAPVQGTPAPAAPAK; from the coding sequence ATGAGCACATTTTCAATTTTTTTAGTTTTAATCACAATAGTTTGTTTTCTATTGATCGTAGTAATCATGGTACAGAACCCTAAAGGAGGAGGATTGTCTTCTACTATCAGCGGAACTCAAATGTTAGGTGGTGTACAAAAAACAACAGACTTTTTAGATAAAAGTACTTGGACATTAGCTACTATTTTGATCGTTTTAGTTATCCTTTCAAGCTTAAGCTTTACAGGTTCATTAAACGATACTGGATCTAAAATTATTGAAAAAACAGAAGCTCCAGCAACTACGCCAGCAGCTCCGGTTCAAGGAACTCCTGCACCAGCAGCTCCAGCTAAATAA
- the groL gene encoding chaperonin GroEL (60 kDa chaperone family; promotes refolding of misfolded polypeptides especially under stressful conditions; forms two stacked rings of heptamers to form a barrel-shaped 14mer; ends can be capped by GroES; misfolded proteins enter the barrel where they are refolded when GroES binds) — MAKDIKFDIEARDGLKRGVDALANAVKVTLGPKGRNVIIGKSFGGPTVTKDGVSVAKEIELKDALENMGAQMVKEVASKTNDLAGDGTTTATVLAQAIVKEGLKNVAAGANPMDLKRGIDKAVETIVADLAKQAKVVGSDSDKIQQIASISANNDEVIGELIATAFAKVGKEGVITVEEAKGTDTFVDVVEGMQFDRGYLSPYFVTNPEKMEVELDSPYILLYDKKVSSLKELLPVLEPVAQSGKPLLIIAEDVDGEALSTLVVNKLRGALKIAAVKAPGFGDRRKAMLEDIAILTGGTVISEERGYTLENTTIEMLGNAKRVSIDKDNTTIVSGAGEADIIKNRVNQIKGQMETTTSDYDKEKLQERLAKLAGGVAVLYVGAASEVEMKEKKDRVDDALHATRAAVEEGIVAGGGVALLRAKLALADLKADNADEATGIQIVSRAVEAPLRTIVENAGLEGSVVVAKVAEGSGDFGYNAKTDEYVDMLKAGIIDPKKVTRVALENAASVSGMILTTECALIDIKEENAGGGMPMGGGMPGMM; from the coding sequence ATGGCAAAAGATATAAAATTTGATATTGAAGCACGTGACGGATTAAAACGTGGTGTTGATGCATTAGCAAATGCTGTAAAAGTAACTCTTGGACCAAAAGGTCGTAACGTAATTATCGGAAAATCATTTGGTGGACCAACTGTTACTAAAGATGGTGTTTCTGTTGCAAAAGAAATCGAATTAAAAGACGCATTAGAAAATATGGGTGCGCAAATGGTGAAAGAAGTGGCTTCTAAAACCAATGACCTTGCAGGAGACGGAACTACAACTGCTACAGTTTTAGCTCAGGCTATCGTAAAAGAAGGTCTTAAAAACGTTGCTGCTGGTGCCAATCCAATGGACTTGAAACGTGGTATTGACAAAGCTGTTGAAACAATCGTGGCTGACTTAGCGAAACAAGCTAAAGTTGTTGGAAGCGATTCTGACAAAATTCAACAAATTGCTTCTATCTCTGCAAACAATGACGAAGTTATTGGTGAATTAATCGCTACCGCTTTCGCTAAAGTTGGAAAAGAAGGTGTTATTACTGTAGAAGAAGCTAAAGGAACTGATACTTTTGTTGACGTTGTTGAAGGAATGCAGTTTGACAGAGGATATCTTTCTCCTTACTTCGTAACAAACCCAGAGAAAATGGAAGTTGAATTAGACTCTCCATACATCTTATTATACGACAAAAAAGTATCTTCTTTAAAAGAATTACTTCCAGTTTTAGAGCCAGTTGCACAATCAGGAAAACCATTATTGATTATTGCTGAAGATGTTGACGGAGAAGCGCTTTCTACATTAGTAGTAAACAAATTAAGAGGTGCTCTTAAAATTGCTGCTGTAAAAGCTCCTGGTTTTGGAGACAGAAGAAAAGCAATGTTAGAAGATATCGCTATCTTGACTGGAGGAACTGTAATTTCTGAAGAAAGAGGTTACACTCTTGAAAATACAACGATCGAAATGTTAGGAAACGCAAAAAGAGTTTCTATCGATAAAGATAATACAACTATCGTAAGCGGTGCTGGTGAAGCAGATATCATCAAAAACCGTGTAAACCAAATTAAAGGTCAGATGGAAACTACTACATCTGATTACGATAAAGAAAAATTACAAGAGCGTTTGGCTAAATTAGCCGGTGGTGTTGCAGTTCTTTACGTTGGTGCAGCTTCTGAAGTTGAAATGAAAGAGAAAAAAGACAGAGTGGACGATGCTTTACACGCAACTCGCGCTGCTGTAGAAGAAGGAATTGTTGCTGGTGGTGGTGTTGCTTTATTGAGAGCTAAACTTGCTTTAGCCGATTTAAAAGCTGATAACGCTGACGAAGCAACTGGAATTCAAATCGTTTCTCGCGCTGTTGAAGCTCCATTAAGAACTATCGTTGAAAACGCTGGTCTTGAAGGTTCTGTTGTTGTGGCTAAAGTTGCTGAAGGTTCTGGCGATTTTGGATACAATGCAAAAACTGACGAATATGTTGACATGCTTAAAGCTGGAATTATCGATCCTAAAAAAGTAACTCGTGTAGCTCTTGAAAATGCTGCATCTGTTTCTGGAATGATCTTAACTACAGAATGTGCATTAATTGATATTAAAGAAGAAAATGCCGGAGGCGGAATGCCAATGGGAGGCGGAATGCCAGGAATGATGTAA
- the gldK gene encoding gliding motility lipoprotein GldK, whose translation MKKFIAFTAMLTLVIGCGKSGDKGELVGVTGGKWHPEKPYGMTLVPGGSFIMGKADADLANVEDAPTKTVTVRSFYMDETEITNSEYRQFVEWVKDSTMRVRLAILADETGQKATGDGKGKKGGSIADYAFNDSEPDKMTAYDKYMYDNYYSVGTKDDPYAGRKLNKKVKLIKDTKAYPDEYYAEVMDSLYLPIEESYNGLRTMDVNKLKFRYSWMDIQAAAKAKVGKRKDFVKTEQVSVYPDTTVWIKDFAYSYNEPMHNDYFWHKAYGDYPVVGVTWKQAKAFCAWRTLNKNSYIKSKKKGRDLVNSFRLPTEAEWEYAARGGLESATYPWGGPYTKSDRGCFMANFKPNRGDYAADEALYTVEAKSYEPNGYGLYNMAGNVAEWTDSAYNPNAYEYVSTMNPNVIDGNNQRKVVRGGSWKDVAYFLQVSTRDHEYADSARSYIGFRTVQDYMGTQVTGSSKRK comes from the coding sequence ATGAAGAAGTTTATTGCATTTACAGCAATGTTAACACTGGTAATTGGCTGTGGTAAATCAGGTGACAAAGGTGAGTTAGTTGGTGTTACAGGAGGGAAATGGCATCCTGAAAAGCCATACGGAATGACTTTAGTTCCAGGTGGATCTTTTATTATGGGTAAAGCTGATGCAGATTTAGCTAATGTAGAAGATGCTCCAACCAAAACAGTAACAGTTCGTTCATTCTACATGGATGAAACAGAGATTACTAACAGTGAGTATCGTCAATTTGTGGAGTGGGTAAAAGACTCTACAATGCGTGTTCGTTTAGCAATTTTAGCTGACGAAACAGGTCAAAAAGCTACTGGTGACGGTAAAGGAAAAAAAGGTGGCAGTATTGCTGATTATGCATTTAATGATTCTGAGCCAGATAAAATGACGGCTTATGATAAATATATGTATGATAACTACTATAGTGTAGGGACAAAAGATGATCCTTATGCTGGTAGAAAATTAAACAAAAAAGTTAAGTTGATTAAGGATACAAAAGCTTATCCAGATGAGTACTATGCTGAGGTGATGGATTCATTGTATTTACCAATTGAAGAGTCTTATAATGGTTTAAGAACGATGGATGTAAATAAATTGAAATTCCGTTATTCTTGGATGGATATTCAAGCTGCAGCTAAAGCTAAAGTTGGAAAAAGAAAAGACTTTGTTAAAACAGAACAAGTTAGTGTTTATCCTGATACAACAGTTTGGATTAAAGATTTCGCTTACTCATATAATGAGCCAATGCACAATGATTATTTCTGGCACAAAGCTTATGGAGATTATCCTGTAGTTGGTGTTACTTGGAAACAAGCAAAAGCTTTCTGTGCTTGGAGAACGTTAAATAAAAACAGTTACATTAAATCTAAGAAAAAAGGACGTGACTTAGTAAATTCTTTCAGATTGCCTACAGAGGCTGAATGGGAGTATGCTGCAAGAGGAGGTCTGGAATCAGCAACTTATCCTTGGGGTGGTCCTTACACAAAAAGTGATAGAGGATGTTTCATGGCAAACTTCAAACCTAACAGAGGTGATTATGCTGCTGACGAAGCTTTATACACAGTTGAAGCTAAATCTTACGAACCAAACGGTTACGGATTATACAATATGGCAGGAAACGTTGCAGAGTGGACAGATTCAGCTTATAATCCAAATGCATACGAGTATGTTTCTACAATGAACCCTAACGTAATTGATGGAAACAACCAAAGAAAAGTTGTTCGTGGTGGATCTTGGAAAGATGTTGCTTACTTCCTACAAGTAAGTACTCGTGATCACGAATATGCTGATTCAGCAAGAAGTTATATCGGTTTCAGAACTGTACAAGATTACATGGGAACTCAAGTAACTGGAAGCTCTAAAAGAAAGTAA
- a CDS encoding LptE family protein: MKKIYSLFALLSLFLLSGCNVYNFTGTGPIDAKTFQVNFFQNNADLIEPGIDRQFTLALQDLIMNQTNLNLVSNSGDLVYEGEIVDYRISPMTATAVAADGSVGAAQNRLTIRVNVRFTNKKKEKDDFERTFEFYNDFPGTDLPTGAVLSNAIQTIFERITQDIFNESLAKW, translated from the coding sequence ATGAAAAAAATATATTCTTTATTTGCACTTTTAAGTCTGTTTTTATTAAGCGGATGCAATGTTTATAACTTTACCGGAACTGGGCCAATTGACGCCAAAACATTTCAGGTCAACTTTTTTCAAAACAATGCTGATTTGATTGAACCTGGAATCGACAGACAATTTACATTAGCACTTCAGGATTTGATTATGAATCAAACCAACTTGAATTTAGTGAGCAACAGTGGAGATTTGGTTTACGAAGGAGAAATTGTAGATTACAGAATAAGCCCGATGACAGCAACAGCTGTTGCGGCAGATGGTAGCGTAGGTGCTGCACAAAACCGTTTAACGATCCGTGTAAATGTTCGTTTTACAAACAAGAAAAAAGAAAAGGATGATTTTGAAAGAACATTTGAATTTTACAATGACTTTCCAGGAACAGATCTTCCAACGGGAGCTGTTTTAAGCAATGCAATCCAAACTATTTTTGAAAGAATTACTCAAGATATTTTTAATGAGTCATTGGCCAAATGGTAA
- the groES gene encoding co-chaperone GroES, whose translation MALNIKPLSDRVLIEPVAAETKTASGIFIPDTAKEKPQKGTVVAVGNGTKDHTMTVKVGDTVLYGKYAGTELKLEGTDYLIMREDDILAII comes from the coding sequence ATGGCTTTAAACATTAAACCGCTTTCAGACCGCGTACTTATCGAGCCTGTTGCAGCTGAAACTAAAACTGCCTCAGGTATTTTTATTCCAGATACTGCCAAAGAAAAACCCCAAAAAGGAACTGTAGTTGCAGTAGGAAACGGAACTAAAGATCACACGATGACTGTAAAAGTTGGAGACACTGTTCTTTACGGAAAATATGCTGGTACTGAATTAAAATTAGAAGGTACTGATTATTTGATTATGCGCGAAGACGACATCTTAGCAATTATCTAA
- the topA gene encoding type I DNA topoisomerase — protein MAKNLVIVESPAKAKTIEKFLGSDFQVESSYGHIADLPSKEIGVDVENGFKPKYEVSPDKKALVTKLKSLSKNAETVWLASDEDREGEAISWHLAEELKLDTKKTKRIVFHEITKSAILKAIENPREIDYNLVNAQQARRVLDRLVGYELSPVLWRKIKGGLSAGRVQSVSVRLIVEREREIQSFNAVATYSIVAEFVNEAGKAFKAKLPKNFNTKKEAEDFLNQNIGSKYKVADLETKPTKKSPTAPFTTSTLQQEAARKLYLPVGITMQLAQRLYEAGLITYMRTDSVNLSKEAMNAAEAEIIKSYGKEFSKPRTFANKSKGAQEAHEAIRPTDMSRHSVNIDRDQARLYDLIWKRTLASQMSDAQLERTNVKIEADNHGEIFTASGEVLLFEGFLKVYLEGHDDDEEEQEGMLPALKVNEKLANNYITATERYSRPPARYTEASLVKKLEELGIGRPSTYAPTISTIINRNYVEKGTLEGQERNYTQLTLQNSKVGEKVLKENTGSDKGKLVPTDIGTIVTDFLVKNFGNILDYNFTAKVEQDFDEIAEGNIDWAKMMQDFYNQFHPNVKEVEANAERESGERILGKDADGRQVSVRLGKFGPMAQIGEADDEDKKFASLMADQNIGNITLEEALNLFLLPKSLGEYKGEEVEVSNGRYGPYVRHGSVFISLPRGEDPLGVSKERAQELIDEKALADAPIAVYKGEAVQKGVGRFGPFIKWNGLFVNVSKKYNFDNLSQADVEELIEDKLQKNIDKVLHNWEEEGIVVEKARWGRSVILKGKIKIELSKDVDATKLTLAQVQEMIAAKTPAKKAPAKKTTAKKAPAKKATAKKK, from the coding sequence ATGGCAAAGAATTTAGTAATAGTGGAGTCACCTGCAAAGGCGAAAACGATCGAGAAATTTCTTGGGAGTGATTTTCAGGTGGAGTCAAGTTATGGACACATAGCAGACTTACCATCAAAGGAAATAGGAGTAGATGTAGAAAATGGTTTTAAACCTAAATATGAAGTTTCTCCGGATAAAAAAGCCTTGGTAACGAAACTAAAATCACTTTCTAAGAATGCCGAAACGGTTTGGTTAGCATCCGATGAGGACCGCGAGGGAGAGGCTATTTCATGGCACTTGGCGGAAGAATTAAAACTGGATACCAAAAAAACGAAACGAATTGTTTTTCACGAGATTACAAAATCTGCGATTCTTAAGGCAATCGAAAATCCAAGAGAAATTGATTATAATTTAGTAAATGCACAACAGGCACGTCGTGTTCTGGATCGTTTAGTAGGTTACGAATTATCTCCGGTTTTATGGAGAAAAATAAAAGGTGGACTTTCTGCAGGTCGTGTACAATCGGTTTCTGTACGTCTGATTGTTGAAAGAGAACGTGAAATACAAAGTTTCAACGCAGTTGCAACCTATTCAATTGTGGCGGAATTTGTAAACGAAGCCGGAAAAGCTTTCAAAGCAAAACTGCCTAAAAATTTCAATACTAAAAAAGAAGCAGAAGATTTCTTAAATCAAAATATCGGTTCTAAATATAAGGTAGCCGATTTAGAAACTAAACCTACCAAAAAATCTCCAACAGCGCCTTTTACAACTTCGACACTTCAACAGGAAGCTGCGAGAAAATTGTATTTGCCAGTTGGAATCACAATGCAGTTAGCACAGCGTTTATACGAGGCGGGACTTATTACCTATATGAGAACTGACTCCGTGAATCTTTCAAAAGAGGCAATGAACGCCGCTGAAGCAGAAATCATAAAATCTTACGGAAAAGAATTCTCAAAACCGAGAACTTTTGCAAATAAAAGCAAAGGAGCACAAGAAGCGCACGAGGCAATTCGTCCAACTGATATGTCGCGTCATTCAGTAAATATCGACCGTGATCAAGCGCGTTTGTATGATTTGATCTGGAAAAGAACTTTGGCTTCGCAAATGAGCGACGCGCAACTTGAAAGAACAAATGTGAAAATCGAAGCAGATAATCACGGCGAAATTTTTACAGCTTCTGGAGAAGTATTGCTTTTTGAAGGTTTCCTAAAAGTGTATTTGGAAGGTCATGATGATGACGAAGAAGAGCAAGAAGGAATGCTTCCAGCTTTAAAAGTAAATGAAAAGTTAGCAAATAACTATATTACAGCCACAGAACGATATTCAAGACCGCCGGCTCGTTACACCGAGGCGTCTTTGGTTAAAAAGCTTGAAGAGCTTGGAATTGGACGTCCTTCTACTTATGCGCCTACTATTTCAACTATTATTAATAGAAATTATGTTGAAAAAGGAACTTTGGAAGGTCAAGAGCGTAATTATACGCAGCTTACTTTGCAAAACAGTAAAGTAGGAGAGAAGGTTTTAAAAGAAAATACAGGTTCTGATAAAGGAAAATTAGTTCCAACAGACATCGGAACTATTGTAACCGATTTCTTAGTGAAGAATTTCGGAAACATTTTAGATTATAATTTTACTGCAAAAGTTGAGCAGGATTTCGACGAAATTGCCGAAGGAAACATCGATTGGGCAAAAATGATGCAGGATTTCTACAATCAGTTTCATCCAAATGTAAAAGAAGTTGAGGCAAATGCTGAACGTGAAAGCGGTGAAAGAATTCTAGGAAAAGATGCTGACGGAAGACAAGTTTCTGTTCGTTTAGGGAAATTTGGACCAATGGCTCAAATTGGAGAAGCAGACGATGAAGATAAGAAGTTTGCCAGCTTAATGGCTGATCAAAATATTGGAAATATTACACTTGAAGAAGCTTTGAACTTGTTCTTGCTTCCAAAAAGTTTAGGAGAATACAAAGGAGAAGAAGTGGAGGTTAGTAATGGTCGTTATGGGCCTTATGTACGTCACGGAAGTGTATTTATTTCATTGCCTCGAGGCGAAGATCCTCTTGGAGTTTCTAAAGAAAGAGCTCAGGAATTAATTGACGAAAAAGCACTTGCTGATGCGCCAATTGCAGTTTACAAAGGAGAAGCTGTTCAAAAAGGAGTGGGGCGTTTTGGTCCTTTCATCAAATGGAACGGTCTTTTTGTAAATGTGAGCAAAAAATACAATTTTGACAATTTATCGCAAGCTGATGTTGAAGAATTGATTGAGGATAAATTACAGAAGAATATTGACAAAGTGCTTCATAACTGGGAAGAAGAAGGAATTGTCGTAGAAAAAGCACGTTGGGGACGTTCTGTAATTCTGAAAGGAAAAATCAAAATTGAATTAAGTAAAGATGTCGATGCAACAAAATTGACATTGGCTCAAGTTCAAGAAATGATTGCAGCGAAAACTCCCGCAAAAAAAGCTCCGGCAAAAAAAACAACAGCAAAGAAGGCTCCTGCTAAAAAAGCAACAGCAAAAAAGAAATAA
- a CDS encoding formimidoylglutamase, whose protein sequence is MEFDFLEPVNEGIVNYINSLSSQELGSKIVLHTHDQFPDISKINIAIIGVLEDRRNINIVNEVNLTSIRKKLYGMFPGNWDASIADLGDILAGDSVEDTYFALKKVVASLIKNKVIPIVLGGSQDLTYALYRAYDDLEQMVNLVSVDNRFDFGKENESVSANSYLTKIIIDEPNNLFNYCNIGYQTYYNSQEEIDLIEKLFFDAYRLGEISTNIALSEPVFRDADLVSIDLNSVKSSESGNLVSFEPNGFNGKEICSLARYSGISDKVSAFGIFNHNSTVPESVLIAQIVWYFIEGYHYRSKEYPFGSRTNYLKYIVPLEDEELIFYKSDKTDRWWIEIPFVSNGSNKLKRNTLLPCSYDEYLCACNQELPERWWKAQRKNAL, encoded by the coding sequence ATGGAATTTGATTTTCTAGAACCAGTTAACGAAGGAATTGTAAATTATATCAATTCGTTGTCTTCTCAAGAATTGGGCAGTAAAATAGTGTTGCACACCCATGATCAATTTCCTGATATCAGCAAAATAAATATTGCCATTATTGGTGTTTTAGAAGACAGACGAAACATTAATATCGTGAATGAAGTCAATTTGACTTCGATTCGTAAGAAGCTTTATGGCATGTTTCCTGGTAATTGGGATGCATCTATTGCTGATCTTGGTGATATCCTGGCGGGTGATTCGGTTGAAGACACTTATTTTGCACTTAAAAAAGTTGTGGCTTCTTTGATTAAAAATAAAGTCATTCCTATAGTCCTAGGAGGTTCTCAGGATTTGACCTATGCTTTATATCGCGCTTATGACGATTTGGAGCAGATGGTAAATTTGGTTTCGGTAGATAATCGTTTTGATTTTGGAAAAGAAAATGAATCGGTTTCGGCTAATTCTTATCTGACCAAAATTATTATAGATGAGCCAAATAACTTATTTAATTATTGTAATATAGGATATCAAACCTATTATAATTCTCAAGAAGAGATTGATTTGATCGAAAAATTGTTTTTTGATGCTTATCGATTAGGAGAGATTTCAACAAATATCGCATTGTCAGAGCCAGTTTTCAGAGATGCTGATTTGGTTAGTATTGATTTGAATTCGGTGAAATCTTCAGAGTCAGGTAATTTGGTGTCTTTTGAGCCAAATGGATTTAATGGAAAAGAGATTTGTTCTTTGGCCAGATATTCAGGAATAAGTGATAAAGTTTCGGCATTTGGAATTTTTAATCATAATAGCACTGTGCCTGAATCAGTTCTGATTGCTCAAATTGTTTGGTATTTTATAGAAGGCTATCATTATCGTTCGAAAGAATATCCATTTGGAAGCAGAACAAATTATTTGAAATATATTGTTCCGCTAGAAGATGAGGAACTTATCTTTTACAAAAGCGACAAAACTGATCGTTGGTGGATCGAAATTCCATTTGTTTCAAACGGCAGCAATAAATTGAAAAGAAATACGTTATTACCGTGTTCTTACGACGAATATTTGTGTGCTTGCAATCAAGAATTGCCAGAAAGATGGTGGAAAGCACAGCGAAAAAATGCTTTGTAG
- a CDS encoding sigma-54 dependent transcriptional regulator, translating into METVQAIKQRFEIIGNDPKLNRAIEKAIQVAPTDISVMVTGESGVGKENIPRIIHSLSHRKHGKYIAVNCGAIPEGTIDSELFGHEKGAFTGATSTREGYFEVADGGTIFLDEVGELPLTTQVRLLRVLENGEFIKVGSSQVQKTNVRIVAATNVNLFNAIEKGKFREDLYYRLSTVEITLPPLRERNDDIHLLFRKFVADFAHKYKMPPLRLDDDAVQLLQKFRWSGNIRQLRNVAEQISVLETNRDISLATLQSYLPAEGSNLPSVISDSKKESDFSTERDILYKVLFDMRSDLNDLKKLTLELMKNGSSKVQDINPNLIQKIYGNQQNDSEIDFEEEPRTAVMTTPTVREENYQIQDDNYLFAETIEEEEILRLEQKEIEMIKKSLEKNKGKRKAAADELGISERTLYRKIKQFDL; encoded by the coding sequence ATGGAAACAGTTCAAGCAATAAAACAACGATTTGAGATTATTGGAAATGATCCGAAATTAAATCGTGCTATCGAAAAAGCCATTCAGGTTGCTCCAACTGATATTTCGGTTATGGTAACTGGGGAAAGTGGTGTTGGTAAAGAGAATATTCCAAGAATTATACATTCGCTTTCGCACAGAAAGCATGGTAAATATATTGCCGTAAACTGCGGCGCAATTCCGGAAGGAACGATTGACAGTGAACTTTTTGGTCACGAAAAAGGTGCTTTTACAGGTGCAACAAGCACACGTGAAGGTTATTTTGAAGTGGCAGACGGCGGAACCATCTTTTTAGATGAAGTTGGTGAATTGCCATTGACAACCCAAGTAAGATTACTTCGTGTTTTAGAAAATGGCGAATTTATTAAAGTAGGTTCCTCTCAAGTTCAAAAAACAAATGTTCGTATTGTTGCCGCAACAAACGTGAATTTATTCAATGCTATTGAAAAAGGCAAATTCCGTGAGGATTTGTACTATCGTTTAAGTACAGTCGAAATTACTTTACCACCTTTACGCGAAAGAAACGACGATATTCATTTGTTGTTCAGAAAATTTGTAGCCGATTTTGCTCATAAATACAAAATGCCTCCTTTAAGACTGGATGACGATGCTGTTCAGCTTTTGCAGAAATTCAGATGGAGCGGAAATATTCGTCAGCTTCGAAATGTGGCAGAACAGATTTCTGTTTTAGAAACTAATCGTGATATCAGTCTTGCGACTTTACAATCGTATTTGCCAGCTGAAGGAAGCAACTTGCCGTCTGTTATTAGCGACAGCAAAAAAGAAAGCGACTTTAGCACAGAAAGAGACATATTATACAAAGTGCTTTTTGACATGAGAAGCGATTTGAACGATTTGAAAAAACTGACTCTAGAATTGATGAAAAACGGTTCATCAAAAGTGCAGGATATCAATCCGAATTTAATTCAGAAGATTTACGGAAATCAGCAAAACGATAGTGAAATTGATTTTGAAGAAGAACCAAGAACTGCGGTAATGACAACTCCTACAGTTCGTGAAGAAAACTATCAAATTCAAGACGACAATTACCTATTTGCCGAAACTATCGAAGAAGAAGAGATTTTACGCTTGGAACAAAAAGAAATCGAAATGATCAAAAAATCATTAGAGAAAAACAAAGGAAAACGTAAAGCCGCTGCCGATGAACTAGGCATTTCTGAAAGAACGCTATATCGTAAAATCAAACAATTCGATTTATAA